A region of the Oncorhynchus gorbuscha isolate QuinsamMale2020 ecotype Even-year linkage group LG02, OgorEven_v1.0, whole genome shotgun sequence genome:
tctgtctgtctgtctgtctgtctgtctgtctgtctgtctgtctgtctgtctgtctgtctgtctgtctgtctgtgtgtctgtgtgtctgtctgtctgtctgtctgtctgtctgtctgtctgtctgtctgtctgtctgtctgtctgtctgtctgtctctgtctgtctgtctgtctgtctgtctctctctctctccctctgtctgtctctctctctctctctctctcctctctctctctctctctctctcagacagacagactgtctgtctgtctgtctgtctgtctgtctgtctgtctgtctgtctgtctgtctgtctgtctgtctgtctgtctgtctgtctgtctgtctgtctgtctgtctgtctgtctgtctctgtctctgtctctgtctctgtctctctctctctctctctctctctctctctctctctctctctctctctctctctctcgcctacttTGAGTTGTTCTGGTGTGGTGGTCATTATTAcagggcaattccatggtaacatAGTGAGATTttgtcactttaaaatgtatgttaaaatattgcaaagttaaacaaaccatacaactctatgaaAAAAGGACTACTTTTACCAATTTCAactaaaacatttttgcaaaaacacatttacttgaagaacagtgcagatgcaaagtgtGTAACAGAACAACAGTTTGTGCCggcattctgttaccaaactttgcattgTCAAAAAAATTATCAAAATCTGAGTCTCCCAATGTTACCAGGAAATTAAACACTGGACAATATCtactcttctctccccccccccccccctccagattTTGAAACAATCACCACTTTTCCCTTCTTCATAACCACATTTACAGTATGGCAATCATTCTCACCTACTCCTTATGTTGTCTCATTGCTCTCGTCAGGAAGGGAACAAACCAGGTGATCTGGCACAACAACAGGACAACCGCAGATGTGCCCACCTCCTCCAGGAGTACCAGTCTCAGTCCTTGGACACAGAGGAGGAAGATCTGCCTCAATTCCAATACTGTAAGACATTTGTCTAGAACGTTTGTGATGCTTCACATCGCAAACTCTGTGACGCGTcactgtgtggctcagttggtcagTTCAAGGCGCTAGTGACGCCAGGGCCGTGGGTTCAATTCCCTTGGGTCACAGACTGACTGTTGTAAGATGTGTTGGATAAAAGCGTATGAGAAATGGCATATGTTATTATAATTGTCTGATTTCTTAAGAGTCTTAATTAATTTGTCCTTTTCAATTTCCTGCAGCTGTTTACAATGGCCAAGGTGACGCGTCAAGCTACACTGACTCCGAAGACTGCAGTGTTTTCTCTCACAGCATGTCCTTGCTGAGTGACTTCGGGGAGGGTCCACTGAGTAGCACACGTCAGACCTCGTTCTTTGAACTGTCTGCTATTAGCAACAGGCACAGTTGGAGAAGAGGATCCCGTtcagggagtctgactataaatcTAACCCTGAGGTGCGCCACACCAACGAGTGGGACACGGACTCTGACTGGGAGCCTCCATCAATGTTATCCAGCACTCGTATGTCCGTCGCAGGTCCCAGAGCCGCACTTCCTGTACTTCGGGAGGACGTACCACTCGCTGACTGCAGTGCGCTGCATCCGTCTGTAAACGGGaacagactctctcctcctccggtGGACCTTCTCCCTCCTTGCTTTGCACGACGCACGAGCCGCAAGAGTGTGAGCTTCAGAGAGGAAGCGGACGAATACTTCCCCGTTTTTAGTTCAGAATCCCCGAGGCGGGAGCCAGGGAGTCCGGGTACTGCCTACTCTAAAGACTATACTCTCGACTTCTCGGAATACTCCGAGTTCCTGGATCCAGAACGCATGGCCACCGTCCTACATCACCAGGGGATCGACGTCACCTCCCCTGAACATGTGTTTGTATTCTCCAAGGATAATAATGAGTGCACTGAGATCGACATGGAAAAAACATTTGTTGGGCACTTCCCGTTTGAGGAAGAGGACGGAGAAGTCGTTGAGAATCAGGTAGAAGAAGTGAAGGTCCCTGAACGAGCATTATGTGTCTCTgctggcagcagcagtagcagtggaGCTAGTAGGTACAGCAGCTGTGATAGTGACCACTACATTACGACCCTGGAGGCGTCCCCCAGGCGGGTCTCACCCTCTGAGGAGGAGCGTAAAGTGAAAAACAGAGGTGTTGAAgacgacaaacacacacaaaatcctATGAACACTAACAATGTAGATACTGATGAAACTCCCAACAGCTCAGAGAGGTCAAAACCAGCCATGGTAGAACTACCAGCCATGGTAGAACTACCAGCCATGGTTGATAACCTTACATTGACTGACAAAATATCTCCAACCAAAAGTCCAGGTTGTGAAAAGATATTTCCAGATGCGCTCTTAGCGGGTAATGTTGAAGAGTTGTCAACAAGACCGACTGAATGCACTCCCAGACCTGGACCTGGTTCTACTCCAGCATTGGAGGAGGACCTGCCTCTGACCCCAAGTCCCTTTGTCACTGGTAGGACGCGGACGCGGCTGAGTCGCTGCTCGGTAATTAGCGGCAAGACCCCCGAaagcctcctctccacctcctcgcTGTTTGAGCAGACTTTGCCTACGCCGACACGCACACGCCGCCAAAACATCAAGTCGCAAGGCAGCGACAACGTCTTTTACGACACGCCATGCGGGCGTAGTCGCACCCCAGTCTTTTCTGGAAACGGGACAGGTAGTACTTCTGGGGACTCATTTGTCGTCTACGAGAGCCAAGAGCCTCAATCTAGCACTCTCAGAGCCGACAGAGGTCAAGGGTCATATGTCAGTGCCAGCCAAGCGGACACCCTCATCACCGCCAAGGACGACGGAGGTCAGGGATCTTGTGTTAGTGCCAGCCAAGCAGACACCCTCATCATCGCCAAGGATGACAGAGGTCAGGGATCTTGTGTTAGTGCCAGCCAAGCGGACACCCTCATCTCTAAAAGCATGGCTGACACAGTCATCGTAACTCCAAGTTTAGCTGACAAATTATCTTTACTGGATAATTACTTTACTTTACAAAATCCTCACAAAGAGACTTTACCCACTTATCTGAGAAAAGACGTTCTTGAAAGTGGTGAATTTCTAACCGACGATTTGTCCAGCTCCAGTGATGCAGTGACCAAGGAGGGGACAGTTGGTAGCTTTGGGCCAAAAGTGGAGGAATCCTGGACCACAGAGGAGACCGACTCAAGCTCATCTTTGTCAAGTTCCCAGACTCCATCTTCATCCAGCTCCAGTTACTTCTCTCCAAAAAGAGATCAGCCCCCCTCGACCCCAGGCACTACCCCGCGCTACAGCATGAGTCGACTCTCCCACTTCCACAAGCCCCAGCGGCTGGCCAGCCTCTCCTACACCCCAGGCGGACGTCCTCAAATACCAGACCTGGAGGAACCGGTGGAGTACCTCTACACAGACACGGAGCAGGGTCACGAACTGATCGAGACCCACGTCCCACCTGCGGCCAACACCTCGCTCAGCTCCAGCATGAGCACGTCCAGTGGCGAGGACACAGTGCTGTACGACTGGCGCTCCCTGCAGGGTGGTGGAGGAACGGTGGTCAAAGGGAAGGAGAACCAGGAGCCTGTGGTGGCTCAGGACTGGTCAGAGACCAAATGCCTGACGGACAAGGAGCTGAGACGCAGgcttgtggagatgggagagagtcCGGGACCCATAAGTCATCGTACCCGGCCAGTGTACATGAAGAGGCTAAGGCGGCTGTTGCTGGAGCCGGACACTCAACAACAACTGCCGGACCTACCCCAAGGTAATGTTCCTTTCAGTTGTGTTAACTCTCAATCAAATGCCATGATGACGTCATTAAGGTTAGATCAGAGATGTGAGGGGGGGGTTAACACTGTTGATTTtgcaaataacattttattggtcacatgtagACGAACCGAACAAGTGTGttcgcatactcccttaaaagaacTTCACTTGAAAAACAAGAAGAAAATGGCAATAGTAATTTTTGTCGATTTTGAGAcaccgtagccagtatacacttcctcaaaataatcAGAATTAAGAtcactcaagaaatctgtcattaatttgAAAATTTTTGTTGAGGAGATCTTCGTCTCGCAGTTTTACATCTGACAAAAGATGTTTGGttcagtatttctcaagtgaaaacaATTGCAGATTCCTCCttcattgaatgacaacaaaaATCTTTCCTGTTGACCAAACGCCGATGAAGGGGCTATAGACTTCAGCTACCGATTTTGGCGCACCTCAAGAAAAATATTTGTGTACAAAAACCTCCGAAACAAAAACCTTGCCAATATAGTaacgttactcattgtgtatttattattacgtgttattacttttctattcgatactcttgtggctgaatggaagcaagtcccctgcagcaatgttcctacatctagtggaaagccgtcccagaagagtggaggctgttatagcagcaatgttcctacatctagtggaaagccgtcccagaagagtggaggctgttatagcagcaatgttccaacatctagtggaaagccttcccagaagagtggaggctgttatagcagcaatgttccaacgtctagtggaaagccttcccagaagagtggaggctgttatagcagcaatgttccaacatctagtggaaagccttcccagaagagtggaggctgttaaggCAGCAatattcctacatctagtggaaagccttcccagaagagtggaggctgttacagcagcaatgttcctacatctagtggaaagccttcccagaagagtggaggctgttatatcagcaatgttcctacatctagtggaaagccgtcccagaagagtggaggctgttatatcagcaatgttccaacatctagtggaaagccttcccagaagagtggaggctgttatagcagcaatgttcaacatctagttcccagaagagtggaggctgttatcagcaatgttccaacatctagtggaaagccttcccagaagagtggaggctgttatagcagcaatgttccaacatctagtggaaagccttcccagaagagtggaggctgttatatcagcaatgttccaacatctagtggaaagccttcccagaagagtggaggctgttatatcagcaatgttccaacatctagtggaaagccgtcccagaagagtggaggctgttatatcagcaatgttccaacatctagtggaaagccttcccagaagagtggaggctgttatagcagcaatgttccaacatctagtggaaagccttcccagaagagtggaggctgttacagcagcaatgttcctacatctagtggaaagccttcccagaagagtggaggctgttatagcagcaatgttccaacatctagtggaaagccgtcccagaagagtggaggctgttatatcagcaatgttccaacatctagtggaaagccttcccagaagattggaggctgttatagcagcaatgttccaacatctagtggaaagccttcccagaagagtggaggctgttatatcagcaatgttcctacatctagtggaaagccgtcccagaagagtggaggctgttatatcagcaatgttccaacatctagtggaaagccttcccagaagagtggaggctgttatatcagcaatgttccaacatctagtggaaagccttcccagaagagtggaggctgttatagcagcaatgttccaacatctagtggaaagccttcccagaagagtggaggctgttaaggCAGCAatattcctacatctagtggaaagccttcccagaagagtggaggctgttacagcagcaatgttcctacatctagtggaaagccttcccagaagagtggaggctgttatagcagcaatgttcctacatctagtggaaagccttcccagaagagtggaggctgttatatcagcaatgttcctacatctagtggaaagccgtcccagaagagtggaggctgttatagcagcaatgttcctacatctagtggaaagccttcccagaagagtggaggctgttatatcagcaatgttccaacatctagtggaaagccttcccagaagagtggaggctgttatagcagcaatgttccaacgtctagtggaaagccttcccagaagagtggaggctgttatagcagcaatgttccaacatctagtggaaagccttcccagaagagtggaggctgttatatcagcaatgttccaacatctagtggaaagccttcccagaagagtggaggctgttatagcagcaatgttccaacatctagtggaaagccttcccagaagagtggaggctgttaaggCAGCAatattcctacatctagtggaaagccttcccagaagagtggaggctgttatagcagcaatgttccaacgtctagtggaaagccttcccagaagagtggaggctgttatagcagcaatgttcctacatctagtggaaagccttcccagaagagtggaggctgttacagcagcaatgttcctacatctagtggaaagccttcccagaagagtggaggctgttatagcagcaatgttccaacatctagtggaaagccttcccagaagagtggaggctgttacagcagcaatgttcctacatctagtggaaagccttcccagaagagtggaggctgttatagcagcaatgttccaacgtctagtggaaagccttcccagaagagtggaggctgttatagcagcaatgttcctacatctagtggaaagccttcccagaagagtggaggctgttatatcagcaatgttccaacatctagtggaaagccttcccagaagagtggaggctgttatagcagcaatgttcctacatctagtggaaagccttcccagaagagtggaggctgttatagcagcaatgttcctacatctagtggaaagccttcccagaagagtggaggctgttatagcagcaatgttcctacgtctagtggaaagccttcccagaagagtggaggctgttatagcagcaatgttcctacatctagtggaaagccttcccagaagagtggaggctgttatagcagcaatgttcctacatctagtggaaagccttcccagaagagtggaggctgttatagcagcaatgttccaacatctagtggaaaaccttcccagaagagtggaggctgttacagcagcaatgttccaacgtctagtggaaagccttggagccactccatattaatgcccatgattttggaatgagatgtttgacaagcaggtgtccacatagttttAGTGATGTATTGTATATTCTGTAGGTAGGGATAACGTGACTAGTCAatgggatagataataaacagtaacagcagcttATGTGCCGTGTCAAAAAAAAGTTAttgggtcaatgcagatagtccaggtagctCTTTGGtcaactatttagcagtcttctGGATTGAGACTAGAAGATGTTAAGGGTCCTGTtgattccagacttggtgcaAGTTAGTTTTGAGCTTAAAGTGGTTGGTTCGCTCACACCCAGTCAGGTGTTCAGCGTTTAACCACCTTCTGATTTTAAACCACTTACATCTCTGGGTTGGTTACCTTTTGAAAGATTATCCAATTTAACTAGTAGTACTTATGAAAACGCTACTCTTTTCTGCTCTggtgactgactgagttatgtgTGTTTTTTAGGTCCTGCGCAGGGACACAGTCCAGAGCTGTGTGTGGCCCTGCGGACGTTGGTGCTGCCCGACTGCCAGGAGGACGAGCTGGCGCTGTGCCAGCAGTTTGACCAACCAGACCAGAACAGGAAGTGGCGGGAGGGTGTCATCAAGTCCAGCTTCAACTACCTGCTACTGGACCCCAGGTCAGTTGTAATCGTTTGGCTTTTCCAATAGCCTAAATGAATCTTTCCTTGCATCCTCTCACCAGAGAATCACCctggaccttctcctccaatggggtGAAACTCCATTGCAAATTTGATATTGAGCTTGCGTCATTTTTAAACAACATCATTTCATTGTGTTCCTCTTCCGGCTCCTTTTCCTGCATCAGAGTAACAAAGAACCTACCGTATCGGAGTCATTCCATGAGCCCTATGGATTGTTTTCAGACTTTCATCAGCGCTATATTCTACGTGGGAAAAGGCAAGCGCTCCCGACCCTACAGCCATCTGTACGAGGCTCTAGACTACCACCGAGGAGATAAGACTTCTAAGGTTGGAGTCACTTTTCTTTAACTACATTTGAACTTCCGTggccgttttgttgtttttctctCGTTCTGGGTCTATGTAGTTTCCTCCTGTCGGTTGGTTGTATTGGAAAAGACCGTATTGGTGCAGTGGGGGATTTGGGTAATTTGTCTTGACAAACAACAATGACTAACCAAAGTTCAAATGTAATATAAATGACCCAAGTGTAAAGTCATGTGAAATGGGATGTGGTCCACATCAATAAACatcaatggggcggcagggtagactagtggttagagcgttggactagtaaccggaaggttgcaagttcaaacccctgacaaggtacaaatctgtcgttctgcccctgaacaggcagttaacccactgttcctaggccgtaattgaaaataaaaatttgtccttaactgacttgcctagttaaataaaggtaaaataaaaaagtatatatGTTAACGTCCATATCGTTCCTcctatttttttggggggggggaacaGAAACTGTGCTCCAAGGTGCAGCACATCCTCCAGGTTTGGAAGGCCGAGCAGGGGGTGATCTCTCTGCACTGCTTCCAGAACGTCATCCCCGTGGAGGCCTACACGCGTGAGGCCGTCATGGTGGATGCCATTGGTGAGTGACCATTCTTTTATTTGGGGtccatctcagtagtctaaagtgACTAatccttttttctttctttcttactcaTCTGAAAATACAGGCTACAAAACAAGTGGATATTTTGAGGCCTTTCAGTCATTGCCTTTCGCTGCTGTAGTTCGTAACAGGCAGTGAAGATGAAGAGAAGGAGGCAAGGAGAGGAAAACATCTCATGTAGCCTGGTTGTACTACTGTGTTCTATGGGTCCCGAGTGGTGtagcagtctaagacactgcatctcagtgctagaggcgtcactacagaccctggttccattccagggctgtatcacagcggtctaaggcactgcatctcagtgctagaggtgtcactacagaccctggttccattccagggctgtatcacagcagtctaagacactgcatctcagtactacagaccctggttccattccaggctgtatcaaagCAGTCTAagactgcatctcagtactacagaccctggttccattccagggctgtatcacagcggtctaagacaatgcatctcagtgctagaggcgtcactacagacccttctttgattccagactgtatcacagcagtctaaggcactgcatctcagtgctagaggcgtcactacagaccctggttccattccaggctgtatcacagcggtctaagacactgcatctcagtactacagaccctggttccattccaggctgtatcacagtggtctaaggcactgcatctcagtgctagaggcgtcactacagaccctggttccattccaggctgtatcacagcggtctaagacactgcatctcagtactacagaccctggttccattccaggctgtatcacagcggtctaagacactgcatctcagtactacagaccctggttccattccaggctgtatcacagcggtctaagacactgcatctcagtactacagaccctggttccattccaggctgtatcacagcggtctaagacactgcatctcagtactacagaccctggttccattccagctTCCGGCTGTATCACAGCGTCTTCTGGGTATGGCCAATGCAGGccgtcattgttaataagaacttgttcttaactgacttgccttgttaaataaaggttacatttaaaaaaatataacgTTACTACGATGGATATCTTGAGATTTGATCTGCATCCTGAACTACATGACACTTTTAAGTGTTTAG
Encoded here:
- the ankle1 gene encoding ankyrin repeat and LEM domain-containing protein 1, translating into MLSSTRMSVAGPRAALPVLREDVPLADCSALHPSVNGNRLSPPPVDLLPPCFARRTSRKSVSFREEADEYFPVFSSESPRREPGSPGTAYSKDYTLDFSEYSEFLDPERMATVLHHQGIDVTSPEHVFVFSKDNNECTEIDMEKTFVGHFPFEEEDGEVVENQVEEVKVPERALCVSAGSSSSSGASRYSSCDSDHYITTLEASPRRVSPSEEERKVKNRGVEDDKHTQNPMNTNNVDTDETPNSSERSKPAMVELPAMVELPAMVDNLTLTDKISPTKSPGCEKIFPDALLAGNVEELSTRPTECTPRPGPGSTPALEEDLPLTPSPFVTGRTRTRLSRCSVISGKTPESLLSTSSLFEQTLPTPTRTRRQNIKSQGSDNVFYDTPCGRSRTPVFSGNGTGSTSGDSFVVYESQEPQSSTLRADRGQGSYVSASQADTLITAKDDGGQGSCVSASQADTLIIAKDDRGQGSCVSASQADTLISKSMADTVIVTPSLADKLSLLDNYFTLQNPHKETLPTYLRKDVLESGEFLTDDLSSSSDAVTKEGTVGSFGPKVEESWTTEETDSSSSLSSSQTPSSSSSSYFSPKRDQPPSTPGTTPRYSMSRLSHFHKPQRLASLSYTPGGRPQIPDLEEPVEYLYTDTEQGHELIETHVPPAANTSLSSSMSTSSGEDTVLYDWRSLQGGGGTVVKGKENQEPVVAQDWSETKCLTDKELRRRLVEMGESPGPISHRTRPVYMKRLRRLLLEPDTQQQLPDLPQGPAQGHSPELCVALRTLVLPDCQEDELALCQQFDQPDQNRKWREGVIKSSFNYLLLDPRVTKNLPYRSHSMSPMDCFQTFISAIFYVGKGKRSRPYSHLYEALDYHRGDKTSKKLCSKVQHILQVWKAEQGVISLHCFQNVIPVEAYTREAVMVDAIGLKMLTNQKRGDYYGVVSTWQLKRKRELGVHLLYRAMQIFLAEGERQLRPPDIRVGQ